One genomic segment of Rivularia sp. PCC 7116 includes these proteins:
- the gyrA gene encoding DNA topoisomerase (ATP-hydrolyzing) subunit A, translated as MTYSQERIIPTDLRNEMSRSYLEYAMSVIVGRALPDARDGLKPVHRRILYAMHELGLTADRPFRKCARVVGEVLGKYHPHGDTAVYDALVRMAQSFSMRSPLISGHGNFGSVDNDPPAAMRYTECRLQSLTSDALLQDIESETVDFADNFDGSQQEPTVLPARLPQLLLNGSSGIAVGMATNIPPHNLGELIDGLVALIQNPEITDIELTKYIHGPDFPTGGQILGTSGIKEAYTTGRGSITMRGVANIETLQQRGRPEKEAIIITELPYQTNKAALIEKIAELVNDKRIDGISDIRDESDRDGMRIVIELKRDAYPRVVLNNLYKLTPLQTNFGANMLALVNGEPILLTLKRFLEVFLDFRIEAITRRTRYELRKAEERDHILQGLLIAQSHLDEIIALIRHAADAPTAKGELITNYGLSEAQADAILQMQLRRLTALEADKIRLEHEQLQLQITDLRDILARRERILEIIETEVKQLREKHATPRRTIITHKEGELDDIDLIANEKVIILLTQQGYMKRMPVNTFEAQSRATRGKAAAKVKDDDNIEHFLTCCDHDSVLFFSERGVVYCMKAYQLPLGSRTSRGTPIVQMLPIPKEEKITSIVPVSEFSQDEYLVMLTKGGYIKKTALAAFSNIRANGLIAISLEEGDELRWVRRARAEDSVIIGSRMGMAIHFRCTHEQLRPLGRATRGVKAMKLRKGGDELVGMDVLPAHILNNIAPVSEAEAETEAETVETEDSDNEATVEVEDNNNSGLWVLVITTGGYGKRVPVGQFRLQNRAGQGLMATKFKNLKTQDQLASLHIVSEDNEIMMVTSRGIIIRQAVNAISIQSRSATGVRVQRLDQDDFLNGVAIVPGDSGEESDESSEENEENEDNAEVTETIVIEPADDAVETEE; from the coding sequence ATGACCTACTCTCAGGAGCGGATAATCCCGACGGATCTGAGAAACGAGATGTCCAGGTCTTATCTGGAATATGCAATGAGCGTGATTGTCGGTCGCGCTTTGCCAGATGCCAGGGATGGTCTGAAACCTGTGCATCGTCGGATTCTCTATGCTATGCACGAGTTGGGGTTAACGGCCGATCGTCCCTTCCGTAAATGCGCCCGTGTTGTAGGGGAAGTTTTAGGTAAATATCACCCCCACGGAGATACGGCTGTTTACGATGCTTTGGTGCGGATGGCACAAAGTTTTTCGATGAGGTCGCCTTTAATTTCGGGGCATGGTAATTTCGGAAGTGTTGACAACGACCCTCCGGCGGCTATGCGTTACACTGAATGCCGCCTGCAATCTTTAACTAGCGACGCTTTACTGCAAGATATCGAATCTGAAACTGTCGATTTTGCTGACAACTTTGACGGTTCGCAGCAGGAACCTACGGTTTTACCGGCAAGGCTACCGCAGCTATTGTTAAATGGTTCTTCTGGTATTGCGGTAGGAATGGCTACTAATATCCCTCCGCATAATTTGGGAGAATTAATTGACGGATTGGTAGCACTGATTCAGAATCCGGAAATTACGGATATTGAGTTAACTAAATATATCCACGGTCCTGATTTTCCTACGGGCGGTCAAATTCTCGGTACTTCGGGAATTAAGGAAGCTTATACTACCGGACGCGGTTCGATTACCATGCGTGGGGTAGCTAATATTGAAACTCTCCAGCAGCGAGGAAGACCGGAAAAAGAAGCAATAATTATCACTGAGCTACCTTATCAAACTAATAAGGCAGCGCTGATTGAAAAAATTGCCGAGTTAGTTAACGACAAGCGGATTGACGGTATTTCTGATATTCGCGACGAGAGCGATCGCGATGGAATGCGGATAGTTATCGAACTCAAGCGCGATGCTTATCCTCGCGTGGTGTTGAATAATTTATACAAGTTAACGCCGTTACAAACTAATTTTGGCGCAAATATGTTGGCGTTGGTGAATGGAGAACCCATTTTATTAACGTTAAAGCGGTTTTTAGAGGTTTTCTTAGATTTCCGCATTGAAGCGATTACCAGACGCACCCGTTATGAATTACGGAAGGCTGAGGAAAGAGACCATATTTTACAAGGTTTATTAATCGCGCAGTCCCATTTAGATGAAATTATTGCCTTGATTCGTCATGCTGCCGATGCTCCGACAGCGAAGGGAGAATTAATTACTAATTATGGGTTGTCCGAAGCACAAGCTGATGCAATTTTGCAAATGCAGCTGCGACGGTTAACTGCTTTAGAAGCTGATAAAATCCGCTTGGAACACGAGCAGTTACAGCTACAAATCACCGATTTACGAGATATTTTAGCTCGTAGAGAACGGATATTAGAAATTATTGAAACCGAAGTTAAGCAATTAAGAGAAAAACACGCTACACCCCGGCGGACGATAATTACCCATAAAGAAGGGGAATTAGATGATATAGATTTAATTGCCAACGAAAAAGTCATAATTTTGCTTACCCAGCAAGGTTATATGAAAAGAATGCCCGTTAATACCTTTGAAGCGCAAAGCCGTGCCACTAGGGGTAAAGCTGCTGCGAAGGTAAAAGATGACGATAATATAGAGCATTTCTTAACTTGTTGCGACCACGATAGCGTTTTATTCTTTAGCGAACGCGGCGTAGTGTACTGCATGAAAGCTTACCAGTTACCTCTGGGTTCTCGTACTAGCAGGGGTACACCCATCGTCCAAATGCTGCCGATTCCCAAGGAAGAGAAAATTACCTCAATTGTACCGGTAAGTGAATTTAGCCAAGATGAATATTTGGTAATGCTTACCAAAGGTGGTTATATCAAGAAAACTGCATTAGCTGCATTTAGCAATATTCGCGCTAACGGTTTGATTGCAATTTCCTTGGAAGAAGGTGATGAATTACGTTGGGTACGTCGCGCTAGAGCCGAAGATAGCGTAATTATTGGTTCTCGCATGGGTATGGCAATTCATTTCCGCTGCACTCACGAACAATTACGCCCCTTGGGTAGAGCAACTCGTGGTGTAAAAGCGATGAAGTTGCGTAAAGGTGGAGATGAGTTAGTGGGGATGGATGTTCTTCCCGCCCACATTTTGAACAACATAGCCCCAGTTTCAGAAGCAGAAGCAGAAACTGAAGCAGAAACAGTTGAAACTGAAGATTCAGACAATGAAGCAACTGTAGAAGTTGAGGATAACAATAATTCTGGACTTTGGGTTTTAGTAATTACTACCGGAGGATACGGTAAACGTGTACCAGTCGGACAATTCCGCTTGCAGAATCGCGCCGGACAAGGTTTAATGGCAACCAAGTTCAAAAACCTCAAAACTCAAGATCAACTAGCAAGTTTACATATTGTTAGTGAAGATAACGAGATAATGATGGTGACAAGTCGCGGTATTATTATCCGACAAGCAGTAAACGCTATTTCCATTCAATCGCGTTCTGCTACTGGGGTAAGAGTACAACGTCTCGATCAAGACGATTTTCTTAACGGTGTAGCAATAGTTCCCGGCGATAGTGGTGAAGAATCAGACGAATCTTCCGAGGAAAATGAGGAAAATGAAGATAATGCAGAAGTAACGGAAACAATTGTTATAGAACCCGCAGATGATGCGGTGGAAACAGAAGAATAA
- a CDS encoding diguanylate cyclase domain-containing protein: MQAVRDNVAGEITDFRFLMANPVIAKFFYSNQEDLIGDYLLNNKIFLDNPSLFDSLVEVVETRKSFDKELYYETNGSQNWYQIIAVSLGDGITLTIRDITQTKLLELELTRQARIDSLTNIANRRRFDEYLDQEWQRYRREKLPISLILCEINDFESYKNAYGNQKSDECLIAIAQVINNCAKRAIDLVARYREYQFAVLLPNTDGDGVLHVARVIRSEIEKLKIADISLNLGIANMIPTKNVEAQALIVVAEERVRS; the protein is encoded by the coding sequence ATGCAAGCGGTAAGAGATAACGTTGCAGGAGAAATAACTGATTTTCGCTTTTTAATGGCTAATCCTGTAATTGCTAAATTCTTCTATAGCAATCAAGAAGATTTAATTGGTGATTATCTGCTTAATAACAAGATTTTTCTAGATAATCCGAGTTTATTTGATTCCTTGGTAGAGGTAGTTGAAACCAGAAAATCTTTTGATAAAGAACTATATTATGAAACTAATGGTAGTCAAAACTGGTATCAAATCATTGCAGTCAGCTTAGGTGATGGAATTACCTTAACTATCCGCGATATCACTCAAACAAAACTTTTAGAATTAGAATTAACTCGTCAAGCAAGAATAGATAGTTTAACCAACATCGCCAACCGTCGCCGTTTTGATGAATATTTAGACCAAGAATGGCAGCGCTACAGAAGAGAAAAGCTGCCGATATCCTTAATTTTATGCGAAATCAACGATTTTGAATCTTATAAAAATGCTTATGGTAATCAAAAGAGCGATGAATGTTTAATTGCAATTGCTCAAGTAATTAATAACTGTGCCAAGCGGGCGATTGATTTAGTAGCGCGTTATCGGGAATATCAGTTTGCCGTGCTTTTACCTAATACTGATGGTGATGGAGTGCTTCACGTTGCTCGGGTGATACGTAGTGAAATAGAGAAATTGAAGATTGCCGATATAAGCTTGAATTTAGGTATTGCAAATATGATTCCCACGAAGAATGTGGAAGCCCAAGCGTTGATTGTGGTAGCGGAGGAAAGAGTTAGGAGTTAG
- a CDS encoding carboxypeptidase-like regulatory domain-containing protein: MMYPDIPIKHNVEIIEIQPCIHYIYTKNEKSNDKKTNPNCYFPYSLKKDSTPQTISLIEEENKSNSSLSLRQKLNNSKNTIANQIKSTKNVFTIIPVGLNIGRRNVNESILIRGFEDGSKAVNFDSWLLPFDDVISALKITKTTLDDGQLELRSPGLVKRINPNDLKTDAELGLVISVADIKNILGVPTEFDIVKYAIVFNPPWLGLRKKKGNRQAEIPVILDGLPQVNSPGFSFSTVGQSINVFATGNNTNTRGNLTAIGTMFGGSWYIRTNQPSLTDRKNWNINEAQYLRQTPTSDYVVGSQPTFWRSQGGQFWGFTTVQRFGYNPSNAVGGGFSPSQRMQSSKIQRTISGEAAPGTLVQLTQGFGDNVIAEILVDSSGIYRFENISTGGSGIGGSNNYRVRLYPDGQLTATPEIRDAIFASLPGQLTKGTSALIVSSGLNRENTQSSLLGNFNSFRGGVAYRLGVTEDLTLGTGVIYDKSMLGLGELFYQPANFPLEVAFSGLLGTDEGLEYNADIRFRPSNDFDLNFNSDKLSQRFRANYRAFKGINFRASGNTRENTLAAGFSYSRSSRNFFTSVSADIDTNNNFRWNLSSRLGKLQLRNYGNEINTNSQLSYNFSKSSSTGNSLNLNYETSKENNLASLNWKFRSKSRNRYGRSLFDFDLGYGIGSQGSGIIASASTGVIPGMDLRARYQGISTTSDRNSFRIELSPSFYIQPKLALGDNRYERLRGEGGLLIQPFLDKNGNGKLDKKEKIYTEDLDLLLSLNNKSIKRFRPDTNNNGVLIRTAPDNYRLDLDPAGYPIDWKPTQTAYAVEVAAGGFTQLLVPFIPSYTVAGTVINAEGKPVGGARVEAVVTDKKGKVKKTMSVTNGAGIFFLENLQQGNYKLLVNEKSAKPGEILIDEKSETMQEVELRI, from the coding sequence ATGATGTATCCAGATATTCCGATTAAACACAACGTCGAAATAATCGAAATACAGCCCTGTATACATTATATATATACTAAAAACGAAAAATCAAATGATAAAAAAACAAATCCAAATTGTTACTTTCCTTATTCACTAAAAAAAGATTCAACACCCCAGACTATTTCGTTAATAGAGGAAGAAAATAAGAGTAATTCGTCTTTGTCATTACGACAAAAGCTGAATAATTCCAAAAATACCATTGCCAACCAAATTAAATCAACCAAAAACGTATTTACTATTATCCCTGTAGGTTTAAATATAGGTAGACGCAACGTCAACGAATCAATTTTAATTCGCGGTTTTGAAGACGGAAGCAAAGCGGTTAATTTCGATAGCTGGCTGCTTCCTTTTGATGATGTAATTTCGGCTTTAAAAATTACTAAAACCACTTTAGATGACGGACAATTAGAATTACGTTCACCGGGTTTAGTTAAGCGGATAAATCCCAATGATTTAAAAACAGATGCTGAATTAGGTTTAGTTATATCTGTCGCGGATATCAAAAATATTCTGGGAGTACCGACGGAATTTGATATTGTAAAATACGCTATTGTATTTAATCCTCCTTGGTTGGGTTTAAGAAAGAAGAAAGGTAATCGTCAAGCAGAAATTCCGGTAATTTTAGACGGTTTACCTCAAGTTAATTCCCCTGGATTCAGCTTTTCTACTGTCGGACAAAGTATTAATGTTTTTGCTACGGGAAACAATACAAATACCCGAGGAAATTTAACTGCTATCGGTACAATGTTTGGTGGTAGCTGGTATATCCGCACAAATCAGCCAAGTTTAACTGACAGAAAAAACTGGAATATCAATGAAGCGCAATATTTACGTCAAACTCCAACTTCTGATTATGTAGTTGGTTCCCAACCGACATTTTGGAGAAGTCAAGGAGGACAATTTTGGGGTTTCACTACAGTGCAAAGATTTGGCTATAATCCATCAAATGCTGTAGGAGGTGGTTTTAGCCCATCTCAAAGAATGCAAAGCAGTAAAATTCAACGCACTATCAGTGGGGAAGCTGCACCGGGAACTTTGGTACAGTTAACCCAAGGTTTTGGCGATAATGTTATTGCAGAAATCTTGGTTGATTCTTCTGGTATTTACCGTTTTGAAAATATATCCACGGGAGGAAGTGGAATTGGTGGAAGTAATAATTATCGCGTGCGTCTTTATCCCGACGGACAATTAACCGCAACACCAGAGATACGCGATGCTATTTTTGCTAGTTTACCAGGTCAATTAACTAAAGGTACATCGGCTTTAATTGTTTCTAGCGGTTTAAATCGAGAAAATACTCAAAGTTCTTTGCTTGGTAATTTTAATAGTTTTCGCGGTGGCGTTGCTTATCGTCTTGGTGTGACAGAAGATTTAACTTTGGGTACGGGGGTTATTTACGATAAATCAATGTTGGGTTTGGGAGAATTATTCTATCAACCCGCTAACTTTCCCTTAGAAGTTGCTTTTTCGGGATTGCTGGGAACCGATGAAGGTTTGGAATATAATGCCGATATCCGCTTTCGTCCATCCAACGATTTTGATTTAAACTTTAATAGCGACAAGCTTTCTCAAAGATTCCGCGCAAACTACCGTGCTTTTAAAGGTATCAACTTCCGTGCTAGCGGTAATACTCGCGAAAATACTTTAGCTGCTGGTTTTAGCTATTCTCGTAGCAGCAGAAATTTCTTTACTTCTGTAAGTGCAGATATTGATACTAACAATAACTTCCGCTGGAATCTTAGTTCCCGTTTGGGAAAGCTACAGCTAAGAAATTACGGAAACGAAATTAACACCAATTCCCAACTCAGCTACAATTTTTCTAAAAGTTCCTCAACTGGAAACTCTTTAAATCTTAATTACGAAACTTCTAAAGAAAATAACCTTGCTTCCTTAAACTGGAAATTTCGCTCCAAATCTCGCAATAGATACGGACGCAGTTTATTCGATTTTGATTTAGGTTACGGTATAGGTTCCCAAGGTAGCGGCATCATCGCTTCAGCTTCCACTGGTGTAATACCGGGTATGGATTTACGCGCTCGATATCAGGGAATTTCCACAACTTCAGATAGAAATAGTTTCCGCATTGAATTATCTCCCAGCTTCTACATTCAACCCAAGCTAGCTTTAGGAGACAACCGCTACGAACGTTTACGAGGTGAGGGAGGATTATTAATTCAACCTTTCTTAGATAAAAACGGTAACGGTAAATTAGATAAAAAAGAAAAAATTTACACTGAAGATTTAGATTTACTTTTAAGTTTAAATAATAAATCCATCAAACGTTTCCGCCCAGATACTAACAACAACGGAGTACTAATTAGAACTGCTCCCGATAACTATCGCTTAGATTTAGATCCCGCAGGTTATCCCATCGATTGGAAACCAACACAAACAGCTTATGCAGTAGAAGTTGCAGCTGGAGGTTTTACTCAACTACTCGTACCATTTATTCCATCCTACACCGTCGCCGGAACAGTTATTAATGCAGAAGGTAAACCCGTTGGTGGTGCAAGAGTGGAAGCGGTAGTTACCGATAAAAAAGGTAAAGTTAAGAAAACGATGTCGGTAACAAATGGTGCGGGAATTTTCTTCTTAGAAAACTTGCAGCAGGGGAATTATAAGTTACTTGTTAACGAAAAAAGTGCAAAACCGGGAGAGATTTTGATTGATGAGAAATCGGAAACTATGCAGGAAGTTGAGTTGAGGATTTAG
- a CDS encoding J domain-containing protein has product MDLLDCYRLLGLRSGASFPDIKSSYRRLAQQYHPDINPDDDRAKEKFIAVTEAYKLLLQVIPPPENNSHKKASQAVETPPKEPKRAKEKWQQKTREVQRQASPQKPKQQPTQPKPPHVAEIEQRLKWKTYEQLQQFLKQRRFPQAIALAEALVERLPHDAEVRQWLAISYQLWGRALIAEKQLLKARIFLKKALKTDPKNKSLINEVQRDFKKLEQVF; this is encoded by the coding sequence ATGGATCTTCTAGATTGCTACCGTTTACTAGGTTTAAGGTCGGGAGCTTCTTTTCCCGATATCAAATCGTCTTATCGCCGACTCGCACAGCAATATCATCCCGATATTAATCCGGATGATGACAGAGCCAAGGAAAAGTTTATTGCTGTAACTGAGGCATATAAGTTGCTGTTGCAAGTTATACCGCCTCCTGAAAATAATTCTCATAAGAAAGCATCGCAAGCTGTCGAAACGCCGCCAAAAGAACCGAAGCGGGCTAAAGAAAAATGGCAGCAAAAAACCCGTGAGGTACAAAGACAAGCATCACCGCAAAAACCAAAGCAGCAGCCCACACAGCCAAAGCCTCCTCATGTAGCTGAAATTGAACAACGTCTGAAGTGGAAGACTTACGAACAGCTACAGCAGTTTTTGAAACAGAGACGCTTTCCTCAAGCGATCGCCTTAGCAGAGGCTTTAGTCGAACGTTTACCCCATGATGCTGAAGTCCGACAATGGTTAGCCATATCGTATCAGCTTTGGGGACGAGCCTTAATAGCTGAAAAACAGTTGCTTAAAGCAAGAATTTTTCTTAAAAAGGCTTTGAAAACAGATCCTAAAAATAAATCTTTGATTAATGAGGTGCAGCGCGATTTTAAGAAGTTGGAGCAGGTTTTTTAA
- a CDS encoding ATP-dependent Clp protease proteolytic subunit, giving the protein MPIGYPSVPYKLPGEQYTQWVNIYTRLARDRIIFLGDEVNDQIANEIIAIMLYLDSEDPGKDIFLYINSPGGVVTSGLAIYDTMQHIKSDVVTICLGLAASMGSFLLGGGTKGKRLALPHSRIMIHQPSGGTRGQATDIEIEAKEILRIRHQLNGIYANNTGQSLEKIEKDMDRDFFMSAEQAKEYGLIDKVIEERPV; this is encoded by the coding sequence ATGCCAATAGGCTATCCTAGCGTTCCTTATAAACTACCAGGGGAACAATATACTCAGTGGGTTAATATTTATACTCGCCTCGCCCGCGATCGCATCATATTCTTGGGTGATGAGGTAAACGACCAGATAGCCAACGAAATCATTGCTATCATGTTATACCTTGATTCCGAAGACCCAGGCAAAGATATTTTTCTGTACATAAATTCACCAGGTGGTGTTGTAACATCTGGTTTAGCAATTTACGATACCATGCAGCATATCAAGTCTGACGTGGTAACAATATGTCTGGGTTTAGCAGCTTCAATGGGTTCATTCCTATTAGGTGGTGGAACCAAAGGTAAGCGATTAGCATTACCTCATTCGCGGATTATGATTCACCAACCTTCCGGTGGAACTCGCGGACAAGCAACCGACATCGAAATCGAAGCTAAAGAAATCTTACGAATTCGGCATCAATTAAACGGTATTTACGCTAACAATACTGGTCAATCACTCGAAAAAATCGAAAAAGACATGGATCGCGACTTCTTCATGTCAGCAGAACAAGCCAAAGAGTATGGCTTGATTGACAAAGTAATTGAAGAGCGACCAGTTTAG
- a CDS encoding ATP-dependent Clp protease proteolytic subunit — MEHSPIKAMQAPYTGDNFYRTPPPDLPSLLLKERIVYLGAPLVPEVTKLIIAELLYLQSEDPDKPIKIYINSVGTSFGDQPIAFETEAFAIYDTMRYIKPPIHTICIGQAMGMAAMLLSAGTKGCRAALPHASIVLKQPISGTRGQATDIQIMAKEVFVNKEAMVEIFARNTGQDKAKVKKDMDRLFYITPDQAVEYGLIDRVFESKAQLDSESAAPAGVL; from the coding sequence ATGGAACATTCACCCATCAAGGCTATGCAAGCGCCTTACACGGGCGACAATTTTTATCGCACGCCACCCCCAGATTTACCTTCTTTATTGCTGAAGGAACGTATCGTATATCTGGGAGCGCCACTGGTGCCAGAAGTTACTAAATTAATTATTGCCGAATTGCTTTATTTGCAGTCGGAAGACCCAGACAAGCCAATAAAAATTTATATTAACTCTGTTGGTACAAGTTTCGGCGACCAGCCTATTGCTTTTGAAACAGAAGCTTTTGCTATATACGATACTATGAGGTACATTAAGCCTCCCATTCATACTATTTGTATCGGTCAGGCAATGGGTATGGCAGCAATGTTACTTAGTGCCGGAACAAAAGGTTGTAGAGCCGCTTTACCCCATGCTTCAATTGTTCTCAAGCAGCCTATTAGCGGTACTAGAGGACAAGCCACCGATATTCAAATCATGGCGAAAGAAGTCTTTGTTAACAAAGAAGCAATGGTTGAAATCTTTGCTCGGAACACCGGACAAGATAAAGCAAAAGTTAAAAAAGATATGGATCGCTTATTCTACATAACACCAGACCAAGCAGTAGAATATGGCTTAATTGACCGAGTTTTTGAAAGCAAAGCCCAATTAGACTCCGAATCTGCTGCGCCAGCAGGAGTTTTATAA